A single genomic interval of Oryza sativa Japonica Group chromosome 7, ASM3414082v1 harbors:
- the LOC4342843 gene encoding NDR1/HIN1-like protein 2 has protein sequence MCCCCCECGCYECYDACCDRCCCGCVSYDTRETIFYCAVCLLLVAAVVLLAVLLAAYGFIRHVSITVESASLTRFNLSSPSEATALAYNLSLTLAVRNKNWAMSIKNTKDLEAGYSFDGQRFERVKLAGEGEKHPAGKTRVYHLDSSSDNAYAALGNAGVAEFKKENATGVFEVEVAVTGEVRYQAHYTKCKLAATCPLKLQLAPPGTPAVVFQKVKCKLAAADKNC, from the coding sequence atgtgctgctgctgctgcgagtgCGGGTGCTACGAGTGCTACGACGCGTGCTGCgaccgctgctgctgcggctgcgtcTCCTACGACACCCGGGAGACCATCTTCTACTGCGCCGtctgcctcctcctcgtcgccgccgtcgtcctcctcgccgtcctcctcgccgcctacGGCTTCATCCGCCACGTCTCCATCACCGTCGAGTCCGCGTCCCTCACGCGGTTCAACCTCTCCTCCCCGTCGGAGGCCACCGCTCTCGCCTACAACCTCTCGCTCACGCTCGCCGTCCGCAACAAGAACTGGGCCATGAGCATCAAGAACACCAAGGACCTGGAGGCCGGGTACAGCTTCGACGGGCAGCGGTTCGAGCGcgtcaagctcgccggcgagggggAGAAGCACCCGGCGGGGAAGACGCGGGTGTACCACCTCGACTCCAGCAGCGACAACGCATACGCGGCGCTCGGGAACGCCGGCGTCGCCGAGTTCAAGAAGGAGAACGCGACGGGGGTGTtcgaggtggaggtggcggtcACCGGCGAGGTCAGGTACCAGGCGCACTACACCAAGTGCAAGCTCGCCGCGACGTGCCCGCTCAAGCTGCAGCTCGCGCCGCCGGGCACGCCGGCGGTGGTGTTCCAGAAGGTCAAGtgcaagctcgccgccgccgacaagaACTGCTAG
- the LOC4342844 gene encoding uncharacterized protein, with the protein MGVFDDGCGECCSSWKDFCWCLLCIAILLAIALIVVLVVAFGFVVQPSITVDDASLTRLALAATPTTALAYNLSLALTFRNRNWAMSMKNVEPLEAAYRFDGQQFDRIQLADKGAKQGPKKTVVYRLSSGSDAAAAPGLGNAGVAEFKKENATGTFEVEVGVTGKVSYTARITKCKIEATCKLKLQLAPPGQEPAAVVFQKVKCKLAKAEKNC; encoded by the coding sequence ATGGGGGTGTTCGACGATGGCTGCGGCGAGTGCTGCTCCAGCTGGAAGGACTTCTGCTGGTGCCTCCTCTGCATCGCCATCCTCCTCGCCATCGCCctcatcgtcgtcctcgtcgtcgccttcgGCTTCGTCGTCCAGCCCTCCATCACCGTCGACGACGCCTCCCTCAcccgcctcgccctcgccgccacgcCCACCACCGCCCTCGCCTACAACCTCTCCCTCGCCCTCACCTTCCGCAACCGCAACTGGGCCATGTCCATGAAGAACGTCGAGCCGCTCGAGGCCGCCTACAGGTTCGACGGCCAGCAGTTCGACCGCATCCAGCTCGCCGACAAGGGCGCCAAGCAGGGGCCCAAGAAGACGGTGGTGTACAGGCTCTCCTCCGGCAGCGACGCTGCCGCGGCGCCCGGCCTGGGCAACGCCGGCGTCGCCGAGTTCAAGAAGGAGAACGCCACGGGGACGTtcgaggtggaggtgggggtCACCGGCAAGGTGAGCTACACGGCGCGGATCACCAAGTGCAAGATCGAGGCGACGTGCAAGCTCAAGCTGCAGCTCGCGCCGCCGGGGcaggagccggcggcggtggtgttcCAGAAGGTCAAGTGCAAGCTCGCCAAGGCCGAGAAGAACTGCTAG